A stretch of Hypomesus transpacificus isolate Combined female chromosome 7, fHypTra1, whole genome shotgun sequence DNA encodes these proteins:
- the itfg2 gene encoding KICSTOR complex protein ITFG2 isoform X2: protein MRSLSYVQRVSLDFTGTLFPHAICLGDADNDSLNELVVGDTSGKLLVYKNDESKPWITRTCAGMLTCVAVGDVCNKGKNFVVAVGAEGWFNLFDLTGIGSGKAESSSQHETLFSEDQKPSFTQHIPANTKVILISDIDGDGLNELVVGYTDRVVRAFRWEEPSDSSDPSTGQLVLLKKWLLEGQVDSLSVNPGPGGSPELMVSQPGCGYAILLCSWTQQASSGSGDDAPATPACEGPSRDVILHLTTGRIHNKNVSTHLIGSISRGSKGDSSKFGLFALCTLDGTLKLMDSSEQLMWSVQVDHQLFALQKLDVTGDGSEEVVACAWDGQTYIIDQNRTVVRFQFDENVNAFCAGQYTCKDGKNSPCLVYVSFNHKIFVYWRVELERMEPTNLLRVLEERSEFKARLEQLGVDPEDTTAVRELVGGLLYGDAQKKTSSE from the exons ATGCGGTCCCTGAGCTATGTTCAGCGTGTCAGCTTGGATTTCACGGGGACCCTGTTCCCTCACGCAATATGCCTCGGAGATGCCGATAACGACTCG CTTAATGAACTCGTCGTAGGTGACACTAGTGGAAAACTGCTCGTGTACAAGAATGATGAATCCAAACCCTGGATCACCAGAACGTGCGCGGGCATG CTCACATGCGTTGCAGTTGGAGATGTCTGTAACAAAGGAAAG AACTTTGTAGTGGCTGTTGGAGCAGAAGGTTGGTTCAACCTGTTTGACCTGACAGGGATTGGGTCAGGCAAGGCAGAATCTTCCAGCCAGCATGAAACTCTATTCTCTGAAGACCAAAAGCCCAGTTTTACCCAGCACATTCCTGCCAACACCAAAGTCATTCTTATTAGTGACATTG ATGGTGATGGACTGAATGAGCTGGTAGTGGGCTACACAGATCGTGTGGTGAGAGCATTCCGTTGGGAGGAACCCTCTGATTCCTCTGACCCCAGCACTGGACAGCTGGTCTTGCTCAAGAAGTGGCTCCTAGAGGGACAG GTGGACAGCCTGTCAGTCAACCCAGGCCCTGGGGGATCACCAGAGCTGATGGTGTCCCAGCCCGGCTGTGGCTACGCTATTCTGCTCTGCTCCTGGACACAGCAGGCCTCTTCTGGCTCTGGAGACGATGCCCCAGCCACACCAGCATG TGAAGGCCCCTCTAGAGATGTAATTCTACATCTAACCACTGGGCGGATCCACAACAAGAACGTCTCCACTCATCTTATTGGTAGCATCAGTCGAG GTTCCAAAGGTGACTCATCAAAATTTGGCCTTTTTGCTCTCTGCACACTGGATG GTACCCTGAAGTTGATGGACAGCTCAGAGCAGTTGATGTGGTCAGTGCAAGTAGATCACCAACTCTTTGCCCTTCAGAAGCTGGATGTGACT GGCGACGGCAGTGAAGAGGTGGTTGCCTGCGCTTGGGACGGTCAAACTTACATCATTGACCAAAATCGCACGGTCGTCCGCTTCCAGTTTGATGAGAATGTGAACGCATTCTGTGCAG GCCAGTACACCTGCAAGGATGGAAAGAACAGCCCATGCCTGGTCTATGTGAGCTTCAACCACAAGATCTTTGTTTACTGGAGGGTGGAGCTGGAGCGCATGGAACCCACCAACCTGCTCCGCGTTCTGGAGGAGCGATCAGAGTTCAAGGCCCGGCTAGAGCAGCTGGGAGTGG ACCCCGAGGACACCACAGCCGTGAGGGAGCTGGTTGGAGGTCTCCTCTATGGAGATGCACAGAAGAAGACCTCTTCTGAATAA
- the itfg2 gene encoding KICSTOR complex protein ITFG2 isoform X1, protein MRSLSYVQRVSLDFTGTLFPHAICLGDADNDSLNELVVGDTSGKLLVYKNDESKPWITRTCAGMLTCVAVGDVCNKGKNFVVAVGAEGWFNLFDLTGIGSGKAESSSQHETLFSEDQKPSFTQHIPANTKVILISDIDGDGLNELVVGYTDRVVRAFRWEEPSDSSDPSTGQLVLLKKWLLEGQVDSLSVNPGPGGSPELMVSQPGCGYAILLCSWTQQASSGSGDDAPATPACEGPSRDVILHLTTGRIHNKNVSTHLIGSISRGSKGDSSKFGLFALCTLDGTLKLMDSSEQLMWSVQVDHQLFALQKLDVTGDGSEEVVACAWDGQTYIIDQNRTVVRFQFDENVNAFCAGQYTCKDGKNSPCLVYVSFNHKIFVYWRVELERMEPTNLLRVLEERSEFKARLEQLGVGHRRDTARLLQRWCSSTTPLLPHSALSLPSLL, encoded by the exons ATGCGGTCCCTGAGCTATGTTCAGCGTGTCAGCTTGGATTTCACGGGGACCCTGTTCCCTCACGCAATATGCCTCGGAGATGCCGATAACGACTCG CTTAATGAACTCGTCGTAGGTGACACTAGTGGAAAACTGCTCGTGTACAAGAATGATGAATCCAAACCCTGGATCACCAGAACGTGCGCGGGCATG CTCACATGCGTTGCAGTTGGAGATGTCTGTAACAAAGGAAAG AACTTTGTAGTGGCTGTTGGAGCAGAAGGTTGGTTCAACCTGTTTGACCTGACAGGGATTGGGTCAGGCAAGGCAGAATCTTCCAGCCAGCATGAAACTCTATTCTCTGAAGACCAAAAGCCCAGTTTTACCCAGCACATTCCTGCCAACACCAAAGTCATTCTTATTAGTGACATTG ATGGTGATGGACTGAATGAGCTGGTAGTGGGCTACACAGATCGTGTGGTGAGAGCATTCCGTTGGGAGGAACCCTCTGATTCCTCTGACCCCAGCACTGGACAGCTGGTCTTGCTCAAGAAGTGGCTCCTAGAGGGACAG GTGGACAGCCTGTCAGTCAACCCAGGCCCTGGGGGATCACCAGAGCTGATGGTGTCCCAGCCCGGCTGTGGCTACGCTATTCTGCTCTGCTCCTGGACACAGCAGGCCTCTTCTGGCTCTGGAGACGATGCCCCAGCCACACCAGCATG TGAAGGCCCCTCTAGAGATGTAATTCTACATCTAACCACTGGGCGGATCCACAACAAGAACGTCTCCACTCATCTTATTGGTAGCATCAGTCGAG GTTCCAAAGGTGACTCATCAAAATTTGGCCTTTTTGCTCTCTGCACACTGGATG GTACCCTGAAGTTGATGGACAGCTCAGAGCAGTTGATGTGGTCAGTGCAAGTAGATCACCAACTCTTTGCCCTTCAGAAGCTGGATGTGACT GGCGACGGCAGTGAAGAGGTGGTTGCCTGCGCTTGGGACGGTCAAACTTACATCATTGACCAAAATCGCACGGTCGTCCGCTTCCAGTTTGATGAGAATGTGAACGCATTCTGTGCAG GCCAGTACACCTGCAAGGATGGAAAGAACAGCCCATGCCTGGTCTATGTGAGCTTCAACCACAAGATCTTTGTTTACTGGAGGGTGGAGCTGGAGCGCATGGAACCCACCAACCTGCTCCGCGTTCTGGAGGAGCGATCAGAGTTCAAGGCCCGGCTAGAGCAGCTGGGAGTGG